In one Bradyrhizobium cosmicum genomic region, the following are encoded:
- a CDS encoding phosphatidylserine decarboxylase — protein MSILDSIQRQIPPIHKEGYPFIGGFALASLILFWLWSPLGWIGTILTVWCALFFRDPVRVTPVRDGLVVSPADGRVSMITMALPPAELGLGDRPLPRISVFMSVFNCHVNRAPVAGRVDRIAYRPGLFINAELDKASEDNERNSLVITTPTARIGVVQIAGLIAKRIVCFVREGQAIGAGERFGLIRFGSRLDVYLPVGTRALVSEGQTAIAGETILADLAGDDPSRAYRAN, from the coding sequence ATGTCCATTCTCGATTCGATCCAGCGTCAGATCCCGCCGATCCACAAGGAGGGCTATCCCTTCATCGGCGGCTTTGCGCTGGCAAGCCTGATCCTGTTCTGGCTGTGGTCGCCGCTCGGGTGGATCGGCACGATCCTGACCGTGTGGTGCGCGCTGTTCTTCCGCGACCCCGTGCGGGTGACGCCGGTGCGCGACGGGCTCGTGGTATCGCCGGCCGACGGCCGTGTCTCGATGATCACCATGGCGCTGCCGCCGGCCGAGCTCGGGCTCGGCGACCGTCCGCTGCCGCGCATCTCGGTGTTCATGAGCGTGTTCAACTGCCATGTGAACCGCGCCCCCGTTGCGGGCAGGGTGGACCGCATCGCCTACCGGCCCGGCCTCTTCATCAATGCCGAGCTCGACAAGGCGAGCGAGGACAATGAGCGCAACTCGCTGGTGATCACGACGCCGACGGCACGGATCGGCGTGGTCCAGATCGCGGGGCTGATCGCCAAGCGCATCGTCTGCTTCGTCAGGGAAGGGCAGGCGATCGGGGCCGGTGAGCGCTTCGGCCTGATCCGCTTCGGCTCGCGCCTCGATGTCTATCTGCCCGTCGGCACCAGGGCGCTGGTCTCGGAAGGGCAGACCGCAATCGCCGGCGAGACGATTTTGGCCGACCTTGCCGGCGACGACCCGAGCCGCGCCTACCGCGCCAATTAA